The segment TTTTTAGATTCTCCTTTCCTTGGATCAGTGTGCCATTACCGGTGGTGATCAATACATCATCTGTGAGCATGTTCAGATGTGCATCATCAAAATTTTTCAAAGAGGCATTGGAAACATCACGAAGTCTGAGAATTTCATCTTTGTCTTGTTGTGCCGTAGCTTCAAAACAAATGATTATTAGAAGCGAAATGATAAATAGTTTCAAAAGGCTTGATGCTCGAATGTAAATCATTACTTAAAATTTAACTGATAGCTAAAGGTAGCTATTTGATAATACCTAAGCTGACTTCATCTTACCCAAGCTGCTTCTTAAAAAACGCTATTGTTCTGCTCCAGGCCAGATCGGTGGCGGCTTTATCGAAGCGTGGTGTAGTGTCGTTTAAAAAGCCGTGATTCACATCGGGATAGAAATGAACTTCATATGATTTGTTATGTTCTTTCAATGCGGCCTCATAAGCCGGCCAGCCTTCGTTTACGCGCGTGTCCAAACCGGCATAGTGCAGTTGTAAGGGAGCTTTGATGTTTGGCACCAAATCAACCGGGGCCTGACCACCATAGTAGGGGACTGCTGCTAAGAGTCCGGGTACGCGTGCGGCCATCATGTTGGACACCCATCCGCCAAAACAAAAGCCCACCACACCCACTTTACCGGTGCAGTGTTCATTTTTTACCAACGCATCAAAGGCCGCTATAAAATCTTCCAGTATTTCGTTGCGGTCGCGCTTGGCTTGCATGGAACGGCCTTCATCATCGGTGCCCGGGTAGCCACCTAACGGGCTAAGGGCATCGGGTGCCAGCGATATAAATCCTTCCAGCGCAAAACGTCTGGCTACATCTTCGGTGTGCGGGTTAAGGCCACGGTTTTCGTGAACTACCACAATGCCGGGCAGTTTGCCCTTTGCTTCTTTGGGTCGCGAAAGCAATCCTTTAATTTTTCCTCCGCCTTTCGGGGAATCGTAAGTTATGTATTCGCTGATTAAACGTGGATCATTTGATTGTACTTGAATTTTATTGACATAGTCAGGCATCAGAAAACTTGAAAGCGTTGCTACGGTAAGTCCACCTACGGCATAAGTGGAAAGCTTATCTAAAAATTGCCTTCTGTCTATCCGGTTATGGGCGTAATCATCGTAAAGATCAAAAACCTCCTGGCGGATATCTTCTTTGTTGAGTTTTTTCATGATTATTAATTTCCAGCCTTAAGATAGTGTATTTATGTGATTGTGTTGTTGTAGCTTGTGTTTGTTAATTTTAAAGCGCTTACTGAATACCTATGTTTTCTAAATACTGGCTGGTTATTCGTGATGATACTAAACGAACCTTTGAAGTCTGCGGGCAGATATCCAATGAAAATGCGTTTACCAATAAAACCTATGGTATGCAGCAGGCGGGTATGAATGTAAGTTGCATGACCCCTCCGGTAACCGGTAAGGCGGCCAGCAAGGAAGCCATAAAAATCAGTGGCTATACGTGGGAGAATGGTTTATGGGATCGGTTAGAGAAGGAGTATATGCGCATTCGCATGCAGTACACGGACGATATGGAGTTTGAATAAACTCATCTTCAGGTACGGTAACCCATCAGGATTTAATCATCGTCAACAGCATTTTAAAAGGTTGCAAAGCATGAAGCGCATGCGGAACATTAGCTGGTAAAATTATCATTTCGCCTTTCATGACTACATTGGGCTTACCCGCAATGGAAATTTCTACTTCGTCATCTATAATGCAGGCCAGTTAGCCTCTATTTTTAATAAATAACTCCAGGTATTTATCAAATGAGAACAAACGGTTTCGATTTTGGCCCGTAGTTTCCTTTAGTATCTTAGCCTCTGTGAAATCGTTCACTAAATCATTGGCTGCCTTATAACTAACCTTGGTGACCTTTTGCACCTCACGCACATCAACAATAGGATGCTTAAATAAATGATTGAGTAATATGATGGCGTTGTTGCTCTTGCGGCCAAAGTTGATGTTAATCTTAATTTCTGTTTTCTCTTTTAGGATTAAAACCTTTTGTAATGTTTGAGTAGTTTGATGTGCAGTCTCTTCTACCCCTAGCAGAAAGTATTTTATCCATTGGATCATGTCGTGCTTCGTGCGTACGAAAGTGAGGTTATCGTAATACAAGCCTTTGTTTTTTTCGAAATACGTTGAGAGATAGAGCAGTGGCTTGGATAGTATTCCCTGATCAACCAGGAATAAAGTAATCAACAGGCGGCCAATTCTTCCGTTACCATCCAGAAATGGGTGAATGGTTTCGAACTGGTAGTGTGCAATAGCAATGCGTATGAGTGAAGGCACGTTAGCTTCTTCATTGTGAATGAAATTTTCTAAATCGCCCATCAGTTCATCAACGTATTGATGATGGGGGGGGACAAACTTTGCATCAGCAGGGCTGGTGCCGCCAATCCAGTTCTGGCTGTTGCGGTATTCACCCGGTTGTTTATGTTCACCGCGCACACTACCCAATAATATTTTGTGTGTATTACGGATTAGTCGTGATGAAATGGGCAGTGTTTCTAATTCTTTGATGGCTTTGTTCAACGCTTTGATGTAGTTCTGCACTTCCTTCCAATCATCACGTCTTTCAGGGGCGATATCCGCTTCACTTAATAAGGCTTCATCGATGCGGGTTTGCGTGCCTTCAATGCGACTGGAGATTACCGCTTCCTTGGTTACGTGCAGTTGAATGAAAAGATCGATGTTTGGTACCAGGCGTGCATACGAATTCAATTCGCCCAGCTTTAGAGCAGCCTTTTCCAACAAGCTGTTAATCTGGGGGTTGTTCCATATCCAGGCATCGTTTACCCGATTGGGAACGAAATATGTGTACCCAGTAGGGCTTTTCTCGTATTGGCCAGCCTTAAATTGCTCCAGTTCAATCATCCTACTAAAGTAACATACTTTTTTCGTTATTTTACTTTATCGATCGAAAGTAACATAACAAATTTCTTATTTTACTTTCAGTTAAATCGAGATTTCTACCACTTCCAAACTGACCTTGATGTTTGTGAATCTTCGCATGCAGTATACGGATAACATGGAGTTTGAGTAACTCCTGAAGTACGGCATCTATGAGGACTTAATCATCGTCAGCAGCATTTTAAAAGGCTGCAAAGCATGAAGCGCATGCGG is part of the Cyclobacteriaceae bacterium genome and harbors:
- a CDS encoding dienelactone hydrolase family protein — translated: MKKLNKEDIRQEVFDLYDDYAHNRIDRRQFLDKLSTYAVGGLTVATLSSFLMPDYVNKIQVQSNDPRLISEYITYDSPKGGGKIKGLLSRPKEAKGKLPGIVVVHENRGLNPHTEDVARRFALEGFISLAPDALSPLGGYPGTDDEGRSMQAKRDRNEILEDFIAAFDALVKNEHCTGKVGVVGFCFGGWVSNMMAARVPGLLAAVPYYGGQAPVDLVPNIKAPLQLHYAGLDTRVNEGWPAYEAALKEHNKSYEVHFYPDVNHGFLNDTTPRFDKAATDLAWSRTIAFFKKQLG
- a CDS encoding Fic family protein codes for the protein MIELEQFKAGQYEKSPTGYTYFVPNRVNDAWIWNNPQINSLLEKAALKLGELNSYARLVPNIDLFIQLHVTKEAVISSRIEGTQTRIDEALLSEADIAPERRDDWKEVQNYIKALNKAIKELETLPISSRLIRNTHKILLGSVRGEHKQPGEYRNSQNWIGGTSPADAKFVPPHHQYVDELMGDLENFIHNEEANVPSLIRIAIAHYQFETIHPFLDGNGRIGRLLITLFLVDQGILSKPLLYLSTYFEKNKGLYYDNLTFVRTKHDMIQWIKYFLLGVEETAHQTTQTLQKVLILKEKTEIKININFGRKSNNAIILLNHLFKHPIVDVREVQKVTKVSYKAANDLVNDFTEAKILKETTGQNRNRLFSFDKYLELFIKNRG